In Eubalaena glacialis isolate mEubGla1 chromosome 3, mEubGla1.1.hap2.+ XY, whole genome shotgun sequence, the following are encoded in one genomic region:
- the LOC133088083 gene encoding LOW QUALITY PROTEIN: olfactory receptor 10Z1 (The sequence of the model RefSeq protein was modified relative to this genomic sequence to represent the inferred CDS: inserted 1 base in 1 codon; substituted 2 bases at 2 genomic stop codons), whose translation MSLRMEQINATFCRGFVFLGSSIFGKLQLLLFALFLSLYLFTLTSNVFIIIVIRLDSHLYTPMYLFLSLLPFSETCYTLGIIPRMLSGLVRGGQAISYVGCAVQMFFSASWACTTCFLLAVMGFDRYVAICAPLHYASRVGTSFLSGYLFGLGMTLVIFHLPXCISREIQHFFCDTLPVLSLACRDTGLSELRILTLSLLVILVSFSFITISYTCILTAVLRIPSNEGRKKAFSTCPLHLTVVIVHYGCASFMYLRPKASYSLERDQLIAVIYTVVTSLLNPTVYSLRNRAVQTALRNAFXGRXLGKG comes from the exons ATGTCACTCAGAATGGAGCAGATCAATGCAACCTTCTGCAGGGGCTTTGTATTCCTGGGCTCCTCCATCTTTGGGAAACTGCAACTCCTGCTCTTCGCATTGTTCCTCTCCCTGTATCTTTTCACCCTGACCAGCAATGTCTTCATTATCATAGTCATCAGGCTCGACAGCCATCTGTACACCCCCATgtacctcttcctttccttgtTACCTTTCTCTGAGACCTGCTATACCTTGGGCATTATCCCTAGGATGCTTTCCGGCCTGGTCAGGGGCGGGCAGGCCATCTCCTATGTGGGCTGTGCTGTCCAAATGTTCTTCTCTGCTTCGTGGGCCTGTACCACCTGCTTCCTCCTGGCTGTCATGGGCTTTGACAGATATGTAGCCATCTGTGCCCCACTACACTATGCCAGCCGGGTTGGCACCTCCTTCTTGAGTGGGTATCTCTTTGGGCTGGGAATGACACTGGTCATTTTCCACCTCC TTTGCATCTCCCGTGAGATCCAGCACTTTTTTTGTGACACGCTGCCAGTGCTGAGCCTGGCCTGTAGAGATACAGGCCTGAGTGAGCTAAGGATCCTTACCCTCAGCCTGTTGGTCATCCTGGTCTCCTTCTCCTTCATCACTATCTCCTACACCTGCATCCTGACAGCAGTCCTGAGGATCCCTTCCAATGAGGGGAGGAAGAAGGCCTTCTCTACTTGCCCCTTACACCTCACAGTGGTCATTGTTCACTATGGCTGTGCCTCCTTCATGTACCTGAGACCCAAAGCCAGTTACTCCCTTGAGCGGGACCAGCTTATTGCTGTCATCTATACTGTGGTGACTTCCCTCCTCAATCCCACTGTTTATAGTCTAAGAAATCGGGCTGTGCAGACAGCCCTGAGAAATGCTTTCTGAGGGAGATAGCTGGGTAAAGGATGA